The DNA sequence TGGTAGCCCTCCACCTGCTCGCCGTTCGCGTCCATGACCAGCTGGCCCTTGAGGCCGATGTCCGCGACCTGGATGCGGGCACACGCGTTCGGGCAGCCATTGAGGTTGATGGTGATCGGCTCGTCGAACTCGGGCAGCCGGCGCTCCAGTTCGTCGATGAGCCAGGAGCCGCGCCCCTTGGTCTCGACGATCGCCAGCTTGCAGAACTCGATACCGGTGCAGGCCATCGTGCCGCGCCGGAACGGGGACGGCGTGACCTGGAGGTCCAGCGCCTCCAACCCGGCGACCAGCGACTCCACCTGCTCCTCGGCCACATCGAGCACGATCATCTTCTGCTCGACGGTGGTGGTCAGCCGCCCGGAGCCATGTGCCTCGGCCAGGTCGGCGATCTTGGCGAGGGTCGCGCCGTCCACCCGGCCGACGCGCGGCGCGAAGCCCACGTAGTAGCGGCCGTCCTGCTGGCGGTGGACGCCCATGTGGTCACGCCACCGCTGGGCCGGCTGCTCGGGCGCCGGACCGTCGATCAGCGGGCGCTTCAGGTACTCGTCCTCCAGCACCTGGCGGAACTTCGCCGGGCCCCAGTCGGCGACCAGGAACTTCAGCCGGGCGCGGTTGCGCAGCCGCCGGTAGCCGTAGTCGCGGAAGATGGAGGCGACCCCGGCCCAGACGTCCGGGACCTCCTCCAGCGGGACCCAGGCTCCGAGCCGGACGCCGATCTTGGGGTTGGTGGACAGCCCGCCGCCGACCCACAGGTCGAAACCGGGACCGTGCTCGGGGTGGCGGACACCGACGAACGAGACGTCGTTGATCTCGTGCACCACGTCGAGCACCGGGGAACCGGAGATCGCGGTCTTGAACTTGCGCGGCAGGTTGGAGAACTCCTTGCTGCCGATGTAGCGGCGGTGGATCTCCTCGATCGCGGAGGTGCCGTCGATGATCTCGTCCTCGGCGATCCCGGCGACCGGCGAGCCGATGATCACGCGGGGGGTGTCACCGCACGCCTCCGTGGTGGACAGCCCGACGGCCTCCAGACGCCGCCAGATCTCGGGCACGTCCTCGATCCGGATCCAGTGGTACTGGATGTTCTGCCGGTCGGTGATGTCCGCGGTGCCGCGTGCGAACTCCTGCGAGATCTCCCCGATGACCCGCAGCTGCTCGGTGGTCAGCCGGCCGCCGTCCACCCGGACCCGCATCATGAAGTACTCGTCGTCCAGCTCCTCCGGCTCCAGGATCGCGGTCTTGCCGCCGTCGATCCCGGGCTTGCGCTGGGTGTAGAGGCCCCACCAGCGCATCCGGCCGCGCAGATCGGCGCCGTCGATGGAGTCGAAGCCGCGGTGGGCGTAGATCGTCTCAATGCGTGTCCGCACATTGAGACCGTCGTCGTCCTTCTTGGTCTGCTCGTTGCCGTTGAGGGGGGTGAAGTGCCCCGCGGCCCACTGGCCTTCGCCGCGGTGGCGTCCGGCCTTGCGGCGGGGCGTTGCGCTTGCGCGTTCCGGGGTGGCAGCCATGGCGGTGTGTGTCCTTCTGAGCGGCTCTGGTGCGGCGGATGGTACTCGCGCGCACCCTTTGACCTGCGCATACGCAGGCGGACAGGGGTGACGGCGATGACCGGTGCGAGGTGCGGCGGAAAGATGTGGAGGCGTGCGCGCTCGCCCACGTCGTCGGGGGCGGCGAAAGATGTGCGGTGGTGCTGACCGGGGTCTCGGGGCCCTGACGAGGTGCGGGTCAGCCCGCCGGACAGATCGCGCTGGACATGCGGCCGAGGTCGACGTGGCGTCGACTCACCAAGGCAATTCCAGCTCGAGACATGACGGAAGCGTCGCATGGTGGTCTCTGGCGAGTCCACCTTTATCCACTATGCGGACTAATATGTCTCAGCTAGTAAGACGTTGTGGTGTTGGTCACTCTTCGTCCGCCGTCTTGACGTCGAAGACGCGGAAACCCCGGCGGCGGTAGTTGTCCAGCGCGTACGGCCCGTCCTTGCTGCACGTGTGCACCCATACCCGCTTGGTCGGCACCCGGTCCGGCCACCG is a window from the Streptomyces luomodiensis genome containing:
- a CDS encoding putative leader peptide, which gives rise to MSRAGIALVSRRHVDLGRMSSAICPAG
- a CDS encoding nitrite/sulfite reductase; this encodes MAATPERASATPRRKAGRHRGEGQWAAGHFTPLNGNEQTKKDDDGLNVRTRIETIYAHRGFDSIDGADLRGRMRWWGLYTQRKPGIDGGKTAILEPEELDDEYFMMRVRVDGGRLTTEQLRVIGEISQEFARGTADITDRQNIQYHWIRIEDVPEIWRRLEAVGLSTTEACGDTPRVIIGSPVAGIAEDEIIDGTSAIEEIHRRYIGSKEFSNLPRKFKTAISGSPVLDVVHEINDVSFVGVRHPEHGPGFDLWVGGGLSTNPKIGVRLGAWVPLEEVPDVWAGVASIFRDYGYRRLRNRARLKFLVADWGPAKFRQVLEDEYLKRPLIDGPAPEQPAQRWRDHMGVHRQQDGRYYVGFAPRVGRVDGATLAKIADLAEAHGSGRLTTTVEQKMIVLDVAEEQVESLVAGLEALDLQVTPSPFRRGTMACTGIEFCKLAIVETKGRGSWLIDELERRLPEFDEPITINLNGCPNACARIQVADIGLKGQLVMDANGEQVEGYQVHLGGALGLEPGFGRKVRGLKVTAAELPDYVERLLRRFQEEREDGERFATWAGRASEEALT